Proteins from a genomic interval of Rosa chinensis cultivar Old Blush chromosome 2, RchiOBHm-V2, whole genome shotgun sequence:
- the LOC112185333 gene encoding root phototropism protein 3, translating into MYAKESIYTLNSIITHCTKIMKNNQEYYLQESITFPGKPSPFAAECWFDDACILDMDYFVKTLAGIKAKGVRPDLIGSIITHYASKWLPDLLGDVFSDQKSSLTNFESSPESVTALWMRKRFFVETLVGVLPPEKDCIPCNFLLRLLRTANMVGVEPSYRAELEKRISWQLDQASLKELMIPSFSHTCGTLLDVELVIRLVKRFVNLEDSAAKSGAAMVKVAKLVDCYLAEAAVDVNLSLPEFAALAGALPSHARATDDGLYRAIDTYLKAHPGVSKHDRKSLCRLIDSRKLSPEASLHAAQNERLPVRAVIQVLFCEQTKLHRNIDWSGSFSGSARSPNPLADPGAARCHSKRDMSNLHTQIRSLKDEVLRLQSQCSSMQMQMERKSREKKKGIFKWNVFGIPSFKSGNGLVRINEGGEGEVGYGKQTPAMDMKTKLVRGRVTPKWRNSMS; encoded by the exons ATGTACGCGAAAGAAAGCATATATACCCTCAACTCCATCATTACCCACTGCACCAAAATAATGAAGAACAACCAAGAGTACTACTTGCAAGAATCCATCACTTTCCCAGGGAAACCCTCCCCGTTCGCAGCAGAATGCTGGTTCGACGATGCTTGCATTCTCGACATGGACTACTTTGTCAAAACGCTAGCCGGAATTAAGGCCAAAGGCGTACGACCCGACCTCATCGGCTCAATTATCACCCACTACGCCTCCAAATGGCTTCCCGACCTCTTGGGTGATGTCTTCTCCGACCAAAAGAGCAGCCTGACGAACTTTGAGTCCTCCCCGGAAAGCGTTACAGCCTTGTGGATGAGAAAAAGGTTCTTCGTTGAAACCCTAGTCGGGGTTCTGCCTCCGGAGAAGGACTGCATCCCGTGCAACTTCCTCCTCCGGCTGCTAAGGACCGCCAACATGGTGGGGGTCGAGCCCTCTTATCGAGCAGAGCTGGAGAAGAGGATTTCGTGGCAGCTAGACCAAGCGTCACTAAAGGAACTCATGATTCCTTCTTTTAGTCACACGTGCGGGACATTATTGGACGTTGAACTTGTTATTAGGTTGGTGAAGAGGTTTGTGAACCTGGAGGATTCTGCTGCTAAAAGTGGAGCTGCCATGGTGAAGGTGGCGAAGCTCGTTGATTGTTACCTTGCTGAGGCCGCTGTGGATGTGAATCTGAGCTTGCCGGAGTTTGCGGCCCTCGCTGGAGCTCTGCCTAGCCATGCTCGAGCCACAGATGATGGGTTATACCGAGCCATTGATACTTATCTCAAA GCACATCCTGGAGTATCCAAGCATGATCGCAAGAGTCTGTGTAGACTAATTGACAGTCGAAAGCTCTCCCCTGAGGCATCTCTTCATGCTGCTCAAAACGAACGCTTGCCCGTCAGAGCTGTAATCCAAGTTCTCTTCTGCGAGCAAACCAAGCTCCACAGAAACATCGACTGGAGTGGCTCGTTCAGCGGCAGTGCACGGAGCCCAAACCCCTTAGCAGATCCAGGCGCCGCCAGATGCCACTCAAAGCGAGACATGTCGAATCTGCATACGCAGATAAGGAGCTTGAAAGATGAGGTTCTTAGGCTACAGAGCCAATGCAGCTCAATGCAAATGCAGATggagagaaaatcaagggagaaaaagaaagggatTTTCAAGTGGAATGTTTTTGGAATACCTTCATTTAAGAGCGGGAATGGTCTGGTGAGGATTAATGAGGGTGGAGAAGGGGAGGTTGGGTATGGGAAACAAACGCCAGCGATGGATATGAAGACCAAGTTGGTTAGAGGTAGAGTTACCCCGAAGTGGAGGAATTCTATGTCTTAA